Within the uncultured Fusobacterium sp. genome, the region ATATGGAATTTGATATAACTGAATTAGAAAAAGCTATTAAAAAGATAAAAGTTAAAAATTACCCTTGATGAATTAGAAAAAATATAGGATACTTATATAAGTTAGAAATTATAAAATAAATAGGGAGATAGAATGGCAAAAATTAATATTAAATCATTAAAGAAAAGTGAAGAAGTAGATTGTTATGTAGCAGAAATCAATGAACTATGGGGAGATAAAGGAATAGAAACTACAATTGATTTTGTCTATGGAACAGGTAATAAGATCAAAGTAAAAAGACTTCTTCCTCTTATAGAAGAGAAGTTAGAGATTATTGATAGTAATAAAAAATGGATTGTTGAAACTATTATCGAGGATAATATTTTTTTAGGGATAGATGAAAGTGAATATAGTTTTATAGAAAAACCTTTTAAACCTAAAAAAAATGCGGATTTTTTATCACAATTAGAAAAATATGTAAGAACTAAACTAAAAAAGAAAATGATAGATAAAAAAACATACTATTTAGATGTAAATAATGAAAGAATTACTCTTCCAATATCAGAGAAAGATTTTTTTGATAGTTTGAAAATAAGTGATATTGAAGTGAACTTATACAGTATGGGAGCAGAGTATGATATTGAAGTTACATTTAAGATAAGAGTTATTCCTGATTATTTTGCAGAGCATTATTTAGAGATTATTTTAGATAGTGAAAATGAATTAAATATATTAGATTTAGCATCAGACGATAATTTAGAAGGTCCTAGTCTTTTTGATGATGAATTTGACACAGATTTAAATGAAGAGCTTATAAAGAATTATATGGAAGATATACACTCAAAAATTTTAATTTTTGACTTTATAGAGGCTATAAATAAAAGAAATATAAAAAAGATAGATTCTCTTCTAGATAGAAATTTTATATGTATTGATCAAGGTTTACAAGAAAGAAATAAAGCTGATATGAAAAAGTATTTTGAAAATATTTTTAAATCATATTCA harbors:
- a CDS encoding nuclear transport factor 2 family protein, with amino-acid sequence MAKINIKSLKKSEEVDCYVAEINELWGDKGIETTIDFVYGTGNKIKVKRLLPLIEEKLEIIDSNKKWIVETIIEDNIFLGIDESEYSFIEKPFKPKKNADFLSQLEKYVRTKLKKKMIDKKTYYLDVNNERITLPISEKDFFDSLKISDIEVNLYSMGAEYDIEVTFKIRVIPDYFAEHYLEIILDSENELNILDLASDDNLEGPSLFDDEFDTDLNEELIKNYMEDIHSKILIFDFIEAINKRNIKKIDSLLDRNFICIDQGLQERNKADMKKYFENIFKSYSNYQIEVVDNGFGESERFYFSLLIKGIYGDLKDKTKMFFEKKAAIYIFGIENDKIKSLEIYEKSRLPMRDEMIQYKD